One window of Nicotiana tomentosiformis chromosome 11, ASM39032v3, whole genome shotgun sequence genomic DNA carries:
- the LOC138901831 gene encoding uncharacterized protein: MVDFDVIIGMDWLSSCYAMLDFRAKIVRFQFPNEEVLEWKGISASLLGKFISYLKAQRMIGKGRLAYLAHIINAESELPALQSMPVVIEIPKAFPYDLPGIPPERIIDFGIDRMPSTQPISIPPHRMALAELNELREQLKDLFDKGFIRPSVSPHYEFLVMSFELTNAPVAFMDLINRVFKPLLDTFIIVFIDDILVYSKRKDEHAEHLRIALQTLKENELYAKFSKCEFWLQIRLDETEEGGITFYALVQSSLVAHVKAKQDDDPYLVKLKEGVRNQKITTFTLGSDGVLKLNDRLCVPDVDGLRKAIMEEAHSSRPTDKVHAFSTSKDDKFSRATDGQVERTIQTLEDMLRACVIDFRGNWDDRLPLIEFAYNNSYQGSIVMAPYEVLYGRRCRSPVGWFEPAEVSLIRPEFFVRP, from the exons atggtggatttcgatgtgatcataggtatggattggttgtcttcctGCTATGCCATGTTAGATTTTCGTGCCAAGATAGTCAGGTTCCAATTTCCAAATGAAGAAGTCTTAGAGTGGAAGGGTATTTCAGCATCACTTCtaggtaagtttatttcttaccttaaggcacaACGAATGATCGGCAAGGGGCGCCTTGCCTATTTGGCTCACATCATTAATGCAGAATCAGAACTACCAGCTCTTCAATCTATGCCAGTTGTTATAGAAATTCCAAAAGCTTTCCCATATGACCTTCCCGGAATTCCTCCCGAAAGAATCATAGACTTTGGCATTGATCGCATGCcaagcactcagcccatatctataccTCCTCATAGGATGGCTCTAGCAGAACTTAATGAGTTGAGAGAACAGTTGAAAGACCTCTTTGACAAGGGCTTCATTAGGCCGAGTGTTTCACC GCACtatgaatttctagtaatgtcctttgagttgacaaatgctccagttGCATTCATGGACCTCATAAACAGGGTTTTCAAGCCACTCCTTGATACCTTTATTATCgtgtttatagatgatattttggtatactcTAAGAGAAAGGATGAGCATGCAGAACATCTCAGGATAGCCTTGCAGACCTTGAAAGAGAatgagctttatgccaagttttcaaaatgtgagttctggttgca AATTAGATTGGATGAGACCGAAGAAGGAGGTAtaactttttatgccttagtgcAATCCTCTCTAGTTGCGCATGTTAAGGCTAAACAAGACGATGATCCGTACTTAGTGAAGTTAAAAGAAGGAGTCAGAAACCAAAAAATCACTACTTTCACTCTAGGAAGTGATGGAGTTTTGAAGTTAAATGATCGGCTATGTGTGCCTGATGTAGATGGGCTTAGGAAGGCCATAATGGAAGAAGCTCACAGTTCGAG ACCAACTGACAAAGTCCATGCATTTTCTACCAGTAAAGACGACAAATTCAGCAGAGCA accgatggtcAGGTAGAAAGGACCATTCAGACTCTCGAAGATATGTTGCGagcatgtgttatagattttagAGGTAACTGGGATGATCGCttgccacttatagaatttgcttacaataacagttatcagggCAGCATTGTTATGGCTCCTTATGAAGTGTTGTATGGGCGAagatgtaggtctccagtgggttggtttgaaccagcaGAAGTGTCGTTGATTCGTCCAGAGTTTTTTGTGAGGCCTTAG